From a single Lates calcarifer isolate ASB-BC8 linkage group LG12, TLL_Latcal_v3, whole genome shotgun sequence genomic region:
- the LOC108890099 gene encoding metalloproteinase inhibitor 4, producing the protein MAMSQERRACLGLWVLLLLGAGMEEVVEGCSCHPAHPQQLFCSAEIVIRAKISGEKIVSPSNSSSPYMKMIQYEIKMIKMFKGFDKAKDIQYVYTPVFSSLCGVKLDSNNKAGYLISGSMWSDGRISIGQCDLVESWDNLSLSQKKNLNYRYQMGCECRINTCYTVPCASTGENECLWTDWLLDNSLNGEQARQYACIRRSDTTCSWYRGGPPPEKDFLDMTDP; encoded by the exons ATGGCCATGTCCCAGGAGCGGAGAGCGTGTCTGGGGCTCTGGGTGCTCCTTTTGCTTGGTGCGGGCATGGAGGAAGTAGTGGAGGGATGTAGCTGCCACCCAGCACACCCACAGCAGCTTTTCTGCAGCGCTGAGATCG TGATAAGGGCAAAGATCTCTGGAGAGAAGATTGTGTCGCCTAGCAACAGCTCCTCACCTTACATGAAGATGATCCAATATGAAATCAAAATGATCAAG ATGTTCAAAGGTTTTGACAAGGCCAAGGATATCCAGTATGTGTACACTCCAGTCTTCTCCTCACTGTGTGGAGTCAAGCTGGACTCCAACAATAAAGCAGGGTATCTGATCTCAG GGAGTATGTGGAGCGATGGGAGGATCTCTATTGGCCAGTGTGACCTGGTCGAGTCCTGGGACAACTTATCACTGTCACAAAAGAAGAATCTCAACTACAGATACCAGATGGGCTGTGAATGCAGA ATCAACACTTGTTACACAGTGCCGTGTGCGTCCACAGGAGAAAACGAGTGCTTGTGGACTGACTGGCTGCTGGATAACAGCCTAAACGGGGAGCAGGCTCGACAGTACGCCTGCATCCGCCGCTCCGACACAACCTGTAGCTGGTACCGGGGTGGACCTCCACCTGAGAAAGACTTCCTGGACATGACTGACCCTTGA